The region AGTTTAAAATCATCATCGGAATGAATAACGATTTCGTCTTTCCCGAGTTCGATCGTACTTTTGCTGTCTTTAAAATCATAGCGCGTCTGAATTTCTTTAACGGCCTGATTGACAGCATTAGTAAGCTCTTGCATATTGATTTTGGAAACGATATCAAACGAATGCATGTCCGCCATAAAATCTCTCCTTTTATTCGCGGGGCAATTTAACATAATACGGCATAAAAACAATATCCAAGCGGTTATGCCACGCACACATAGATGTCGCCGTTTGTTATTTCGATGGTGTGCGCAGTGAGGTACACATCCGGTTTACCGAGGCACGCACCGTTGCGGATGTCGTATTGCCAGCCGTGCCACTTGCAGGTTAGCGTGTACTCTTTTAGCTCGCCCTGCGAAATCAATGATGCGCGCATGTGTTTGCATAAACCATCGTAGGCGTGCAGTTGACCGTCAATACGATAGATCATGATTTCTTTGGCTAATACCTTGATGGAACGGCCCTGTCCTTCGGCGATTTCGGATTCTTTGCAGACTTTAAATTTTCGCATAAATGTATGATGCGGCGAGGGTATCGGTTAAATAATTTGAATGACCAAACATTTGAGATATTGCGTTTCGCGCATACTCATAAGTATCGGATGGTCTTTGGGCTGCGTGCGCTCTTCCAAGAGCAACGCCTGCCGACCGGCTGCCGTGATTCCTTGAAATACCGTATTCCGAAACGTATCGGGATCGATCGCTTGCGAACAACTGCAAGTAAATAAATAACCGCCGGAGGGAATCGCCTTGGCCGCACGACGATTGATTTCACGGTATCCTTTGATGGCTTCTTTGACTTGCGATTTAGATTTGGCAAATGCGGGCGGGTCAAGGATGATGACATCAAACGATTCCCTGCGATCGTTGATTGCTTTGAGCTCATCAAAAACGTCAACGCATTTAAATTGGCATTGTGTAGTTTGATTGATTTCCGCATGGGTACGGCATTGGGCGATGGCCGCTTCGGAAATATCGAGTCCGATAACTTCCGTCGCACCGCCGAGCGCGGCATGCACGGCCCATCCGCCAAGATGCGTAAAGCAGTCGAGTACTCTTTTTCCGGATGTGAAACGCCTTACATAAGCATGATTTTCTTTTTGGTCCAAAAAAAATCCGGTCTTTTGGCCATGCAGCAGATCGAGGCGAAACAGCAAATTTTGAATCGTCACTTCGATCATAGACGGGCAATCACCATACGCTACACGCACTTCTTCAGACAAATGTTCAAGTTTTCGCACGG is a window of bacterium DNA encoding:
- a CDS encoding Rieske 2Fe-2S domain-containing protein; its protein translation is MRKFKVCKESEIAEGQGRSIKVLAKEIMIYRIDGQLHAYDGLCKHMRASLISQGELKEYTLTCKWHGWQYDIRNGACLGKPDVYLTAHTIEITNGDIYVCVA
- a CDS encoding class I SAM-dependent rRNA methyltransferase translates to MKTIQLKPKHDHRIRNGHRWIFSNEIHDSLKSYEPGESVKITDANGYPVGVGYINPYSLIAVRILSFKPVEINRHFFLERIRNAYERRQVFYADQSCYRVVFGESDDLPGLTIDRYGDYWVMQILTAGMDIHQDMIVDIIRSEFSPKAIILRNDSAVRKLEHLSEEVRVAYGDCPSMIEVTIQNLLFRLDLLHGQKTGFFLDQKENHAYVRRFTSGKRVLDCFTHLGGWAVHAALGGATEVIGLDISEAAIAQCRTHAEINQTTQCQFKCVDVFDELKAINDRRESFDVIILDPPAFAKSKSQVKEAIKGYREINRRAAKAIPSGGYLFTCSCSQAIDPDTFRNTVFQGITAAGRQALLLEERTQPKDHPILMSMRETQYLKCLVIQII